One region of Leptotrichia trevisanii DSM 22070 genomic DNA includes:
- a CDS encoding recombinase family protein, whose amino-acid sequence MKFGYARVSTAKQDLTRQIASLENAGCDEVYCDIQSGKNMKRAELQKILSKIRENDTFVVTDIDRLGRNFTEVTELYTKLKDMKVNIAVINQELLNHNVNDRKDEIVNVVVIPLLIYLAERERSILIERINDGIKNMPLGKSGKRYSRKTGNVIGRPIKVLNLSKEEQDMLKRVRNKEISVKSFCRFMQISRSSYYKYYKNSYLD is encoded by the coding sequence AGAGTAAGCACAGCAAAGCAGGATTTGACAAGGCAGATAGCATCGCTTGAAAATGCTGGCTGTGACGAAGTTTATTGTGATATACAGAGCGGAAAAAATATGAAGAGGGCTGAACTGCAGAAAATTTTGTCAAAAATTCGGGAAAATGATACGTTTGTTGTTACAGATATTGACAGGCTTGGGCGTAATTTTACAGAAGTTACTGAGCTTTATACAAAGCTTAAGGATATGAAAGTTAATATTGCTGTAATCAATCAGGAACTTTTAAATCATAATGTGAATGATAGAAAAGATGAAATTGTAAATGTTGTTGTGATTCCTCTCCTGATATATTTGGCTGAAAGAGAGCGGAGCATTTTAATTGAAAGAATAAATGATGGAATTAAAAATATGCCGCTTGGAAAATCAGGGAAAAGATATAGCAGGAAAACTGGAAATGTAATTGGACGGCCAATCAAAGTTTTAAATCTTTCAAAAGAAGAACAGGATATGTTAAAGCGAGTACGGAATAAGGAAATAAGTGTAAAAAGTTTTTGCAGGTTTATGCAAATAAGTAGATCTTCGTATTATAAATATTACAAGAACAGTTATCTTGATTAA